One part of the Epinephelus fuscoguttatus linkage group LG12, E.fuscoguttatus.final_Chr_v1 genome encodes these proteins:
- the LOC125897846 gene encoding odorant receptor 131-2-like, which produces MSYATSSQTNVTVGVQGRAILEIVLFSAPITMPCCVFLFINGVMLFTLRSKTIFRETSRYILLFNLLFADTVQMALSQILYLLAACRIRLTYPVCGVLAMLSNLTNEISPLTLVVMSLERYVAVCYPLRHSAIITIRNTAVAIIVVWTFSSINILTRVLLLLDFPFEDLESLQMKDFCAEKNMFGGPVSDDYGKAYTYFLFISASVAVTSSYICVMIAARSASTDKASARKARNTLLLHLVQLGLSLSSTIHNPLVTAISKITDRVIILRIWSIFYVSLILFPRCLSALIYGIRDQAIRSILMYHLCCRLKLGSSQPRLRSHPRLH; this is translated from the coding sequence ATGTCGTATGCAACTTCATCTCAGACAAACGTCACTGTTGGAGTGCAGGGCCGGGCAATACTGGAAATCGTGTTATTTTCTGCTCCAATTACCATGCCatgctgtgtgtttctcttcattAACGGGGTCATGTTATTCACCTTGAGGAGTAAAACAATATTTCGTGAGACCTCTCGTTACATTCTTCTGTTTAACCTCCTTTTTGCAGACACTGTACAGATGGCACTGAGCCAGATACTGTACCTACTGGCTGCTTGTAGAATAAGACTAACATATCCTGTATGTGGTGTTCTTGCCATGCTTTCTAATCTTACAAACGAAATCTCCCCTCTCACACTGGTGGTGATGTCTCTGGAGAGATATGTAGCTGTGTGCTACCCACTGAGGCACTctgccatcatcaccatcagaaacacagcagtggctATTATTGTGGTTTGGACCTTCAGTTCAATAAATATCCTCACTCGAGTTCTGTTACTATTAGATTTTCCTTTTGAAGACCTGGAGAGTCTGCAGATGAAAGATTTTTGTGccgaaaaaaacatgtttggtggTCCAGTGTCTGATGATTATGGCAAAGCATacacttattttctttttatatcaGCTAGTGTGGCAGTCACTTCTTCCTATATCTGTGTGATGATAGCGGCCAGGTCAGCCTCCACAGACAAAGCTTCAGCTCGCAAGGCCCgcaacacactgctgctgcatctggtGCAGCTGGGCCTCAGTCTCTCTTCAACTATACACAACCCCTTGGTTACTGCCATCTCAAAAATCACTGACAGAGTAATCATTTTACGTATCTGGAGtattttttatgtgtctttaatcCTTTTTCCCAGATGTCTAAGCGCTCTCATCTATGGCATCAGAGACCAGGCCATCAGATCCATCCTCATGTACCATCTATGTTGCCGACTGAAACTTGGATCATCCCAGCCAAGGCTGAGGTCTCATCCTAGGCTACATTGA